The Rhodanobacteraceae bacterium genomic sequence AGGCGGCGAACCGCGGCGCCACCACGATCCTTGCATGGGCGTTGCTCGGGATTTGCTGGGCCGCTGCGCTCGCCTCATTCGTCGCGCGTCGCCAGCGCGGTCGCTTGCTCGAAACACAAACAGGTCTCGACAGCCTGCGCGCAATGAGCTGGAAGCAATTCGAGATGCTAGTTGGCGAAGCGTTCCGCCGCCAAAGCTATCGGATCGAGGAAACCGGGCTTGGCGGCGCAGACGGCGGCATCGACCTGCGGCTGAGTAAAAATGGCAAAAGCACGCTTGTGCAATGCAAGCAGTGGCGCAACCAGCGCGTGGACGTCAAGGTCGTGCGGGAGATGTACGGGCTGCTTACCCATCACCGCGCGGACGCTGTGAAGATTGTCGCCGTCGGGGATTTCACGCCGGACGCACGACGATTCGCACAAGGCAAGCCCATCGAACTCATTCATGGCGAGGCACTGCTCGCAATGATCCGGGGTGCGCAAAACGCGACACCTGTCATGACCGATTCAACCTCAAAATCGACGACGGGAGCGGCTTTGCCCGACTGCCCGAACTGCGGCGCTCCAATGATCAAGCGCACGAACCGCCGTTCCCACGAAGCATTTTGGGGATGCCCGAAGTATCCGAGTTGCCGCGGGACGCGCCCAGCCTGAGCTCCATCCGACACGGGAGACTTAATTACCTCCGTCTGCATTTGCCCGCCAGAAAATGTCCCTGACACCTTTTTACTGACATGAGATTCGTGGGGAAACCTCAGACTCTGACCCCTGTTTTCCCGCCATTTACGACCTTGGCTTCGGTTCTCGACTTGGTGAAGCGAAAACACCCGATTTCTCCAACCGCTTCCGAACTGCCTCAACATGTCTTTCATCCATAGACAATCGCTTTCGAGGAAAACAAGTGACTGACGACGCCACATTCTTGAACTGGAGTTCCCCTTGAGGAATCCGGCTAGTCTCTTTACGCTTCATTCTCTTTCACCTCGAATTGTTGAGCCACATCGCTGACAACCTTGTCCTCATAAACTGTAAAACTGTCAAGATGCCTTCTATAAATAGGTAGCGCTTCCTTACGATCTACCTCCAATAATTTGCCAAGCTTCTTTCGTTCACCTTTTACCTGAAACAAGTCCAAGATATGTCGGGGCGCAAACCCTTCAAATTGAATAAAGTGGCATTTATTAGTATCTCGTTCATCTTCTGAAATCGAGTCAGGATGCAAATGTGTCGCAAGGCTCTTTTCATAAGGTTCAATATAGATAACTTTAACAACGCCCGCAGCCACAATGTGGCGAGCGCAATTATGGCAAGGGTAGGTAGTAACTACCAAAGTGCTATCTCTGAGACTGTGCCGCTTGTCTCGCGCCACTGCCAAAATAGCTGACATTTCAGCATGGATCGCTCGTGAGAATTCAATCAGCGAAGAAATTCCGGAACTCTCTATAGCACCCCGAATCTCCTCGTCGGAGAGCGTGACGGGAATCTGCTTCGCCCCCTTGATTAGCGGGGCATCTGCAGCTTTCTTAGTTAGTGCGTTCCGAATACCAGATACGATTTTGCTTTCAATCTTTGCCTTCTCGTTATCATTGTGACAAATTCGCTCTCGCCATCTATAACAGCGGTGGTCATTATCAGATGGGGTTTGCTCCATATGAGCGTCTTCGTAAAGACCACCACCGAATTTCGGCACATCATTCCAGCCCACGGAAATTAGCTGATCGTCACTCCCAACCAGCGCCGCACCCACCTGTCGCGACATGCAGGCCGACTTTGAGGCAGCGGTGGTCGCATGAAACATGGCAGACTCTTCGACCGTTGGACTTCTGATCTCAGCACCAAATAATACATCCAGGAACCGATTTACAATCGGATTCAAATTGTCAATACTCTCTGTTGCATTCCTGATAAAAAAATCAGACCGTGAAAACGCCTTACGTACCTTTTGCCCAAACTCTGACGCCTCCCCTTGGTCTCTTTTTAAAATCGGATAGATCTTTTCTCGGTCTACTCCTAATGCCATCAACCGCGCCTCACGAACATAATCTGGTGCAAATACGCCAACAAGCCAAAAAAGATTTCCATAAATTTCTTTAAGCTGATCTACTTCCTCTGGGTGCTTTAGTGAGTCAATCAAATAAATTCGACGAACAGACTTCGGAATTTCCATCCCATCTGCAGCACCCATTTCAAAACCATCTTTGTGGCGGATTTCGGAAATCCGCTTAACAGCAAGCCGAGCCAATATCGACGCTCCATGATTTGCCCGCAGCAGATTACCCGCGTCCTGATAAGACTGAATCCGTTGATCCAAACTACTACCCTCAGAGACATTGCTACTATAAGTCCGGATAAAATCACTCACCTTTATTATCTCCGGAACATCGTAACGGAACTCCGACTCTAAACGCTTCTTTACCAGGCGAGCAACAGAGCTAACTCCAGACGCAACCGGACCAATAAACGCAACAACGAGCTCCTCGGAAAGCCGTTCCCTGATCGAGGTCGAAAATTTATGCACTTCATGTGTAGTCTCGGAAGGCAGCTTTACACCAGCAACGGCAGTGTTCATTCCTCAATCCCCCAACATTATGGAACGTTATAGTTTGTAGGACACTTTGTTCGCTTATACGCATTCGCCACTATCCTCAGACCTCTCGGATGAGTCGCTGAAGTGTGTAAAAGCGTTTGGCGGGCTTGTTCGGCCGCCTGACTTCTCTAACGTCAAACTCACCAAGCCACCTATGCCCAACTGGATTGGATAAGCCTTGAAGTACTTGCTCGCCTATTTCTCTACTGGCATCGGTCGCAACTTTGCCCGAAATTGTTTCACCCGACTCCTGAAGCACAAATTCAAATCTACGATGAGCCGGTAATAGTCCAAAGAGTAAACCAGTTAGTTGTACAGCATTTTGCTCAACTAGTTCGATTCCCTCCGTCCGTTCTTTTGCTCGCTCCACATCCTCGCGTCCGAGCGAGACTTCCCGCGCACCCTCCACGATTTTTAGTGTTGCTTGGGCATTCGCCAAGGAATCAAAAAATGCCTTGGTTGAACTGAGGAGCCTAGAATCTATGTCCGCTATGGCATCGATGAAGGGATCTTCAGCAGGGTCAGCGATTTTGGCTACAAAATCAACCACATCTGTCACGACTTCGCTTAGTTGCGTACGCAGGGCCTCTTCTTGATCCCCAACTTCCTCAAGCACAAATCCAAACGAACCTCGAGTAACTGCGGTCACCATCAGTTTAGAATCCGATTGAGCCGCAATCGGCCCGCGCGCACCCAGTGATCCTAGTTCTCGGCGAGCGAACACCTTTGACACGAGGTCTTGAAACCGTTCTAGAGCATCGCCTGCAAAGCTCGCATCTATTCCTCGCGAACCTAGTACTTTGGGCCCCCCAAAAAATAATGCTGCGGACGCATTCTTTTCCACAAGAGAATTAAGCAGATTAAGTTCTGCGTTTAATTTCTGAAGACGCTGTTCAAATTGTCTTGCACCAAGAACGTCTCCGACCTCGGTAGCCTGCGCAAGCAGGTCTCGTACAGTCGCTCGCTCTGCCGACACTTCTTCATGGCGCAATTTAGTTGGCATTGGCCTCTCCCTCGAGAAGAGCCGCCGCTGACGCATCGTCCTCGTCAAGGCTAACCTGCACGAGTCCCTTCCACAGGGCCGTTTCTCTTTGATGCGAAAACAAGCCGAACCAGAATACGGATTGCCTGATTACTACTGAAACAGGGATGGTCAAATCCACAAAAAAACAATGAAGACCTAGTCCCTCCGCAGTCAGAACCGCGATATTTTGCTCTACGAATTCTTCCCATGCTGCCTTATCGGATGCTCCTGCGGGCCGACTGAGAAAGGTAACGACATCGATGTCACCTGGGGGCCTGCCGCGCTGCATTTCAACATCTTCAACAAAGCTTCCATCAATCCACTGATATCCGCGAATTCCGAGTTGTCGCAGTGATCGTCGATACTGGAAGAGGTCTCGAAGTAATAATTTTCGCTCCGGACTTGTCGCAAAAGTTGAGACGAGCTCATGTGGTGTGATTTGGTAGGGTGAACGGCCAGCAACGTTGTCCTTCGTCGCCCCTAGCTCTGGGAGATATGGCGGCAATACACCCGATAACGTGAATGATGGAAGCACTAGTCGTCCCCCTGAGATCAGTTGCTACCTAAGCTCCTGGCTGCGAAATCGACTACTTATTCTGCACCGTTGGCTGCGTCGCACTATCCGCAGAAGCAAATGCGAGGATTCTTCACATATTCCGCCGATACTCGCCACCCACATCGTACAGCGCATGGCTGATCTGCCCCAGCGAGTGGGTCTTCACCGCTTCCATCAGCGCTTCGAACACGTTGCGGCGTTCGCGGGCGGTGTCCTGCAGGTAGCGCAGGCCGTGGCCGTCGTGGACTTGCTTGACGGGTGTGTCGGCGGAATCGACTTCGTGCGTGCGGTCGGTTTCGCCTGAGGGCGCCAGCGGGTTGCGGGCTTGCTGGAAGGCTTGCACGTTGTCGATCTGCTGGTGCTTTTCTTCCTCGGTCGAGCGGATCAGTTCGATGGTGGTGGCGACTTCGCCGGCGTGTTCCTTGGGCAGGAAGGTGTTGACGCCGATCAGCGGCAGCGAGCCGTCGTGTTTCTTGTGCTCGTAGTACAGCGATTCTTCCTGGATCTTGCCGCGCTGGTACATGGTGTCCATCGCGCCCAGCACGCCGCCGCGATCGCTGATGGCCTCGAACTCCTTGTACACGGCCTCTTCCACGAGGTCGGTGAGCTGCTCGATGACGTAGCTGCCCTGCCACGGGTTTTCGTTGAAGTTGAGCCCCAGCTCGTGGTTGATGATGAGCTGGATGGCGACCGCGCGGCGCACCGATTCCTCGGTGGGCGTGGTGATGGCCTCGTCGTAGGCGTTGGTGTGCAGGCTGTTGCAGTTGTCGAACAGCGCGTACAACGCCTGCAGCGTGGTGCGGATGTCGTTGAACTGGATTTCCTGCGCGTGCAGCGAGCGGCCGGAGGTCTGGATGTGGTACTTCAGCATCTGGCTGCGCGGTGACGCGCCGTAGCGCTCGCGCATCGCGCGCGCCCAGATTCGCCGGGCCACGCGGCCGATCACGCTGTATTCCGGGTCCATGCCGTTGGAGAAGAAGAACGACAGGTTGGGCGCGAAGTCGTCGATCTGCATGCCGCGCGCGAGGTAGTACTCGACGATGGTGAAGCCGTTGGACAGCGTGAAGGCGAGCTGCGAGATCGGGTTGGCCCCGGCCTCGGCGATGTGGTAGCCCGAGATCGACACCGAATAGAAGTTGCGCACCTTGTGGTCGACGAAATACTGCTGGATGTCGCCCATCATGCGCAGCGCGAATTCGGTGGAGAAGATGCAGGTGTTCTGCGCCTGGTCTTCCTTCAGGATGTCGGCCTGCACGGTGCCGCGCACGGTGGAGAGCGTTTGTTCCTTGATGCGCGCGTAGGTTTCGGCATCGACGAGCTGGTCGCCGGCGACGCCGAGCAGCGCGAGACCGAGGCCGTCGTTGCCCTGCGGCAGGTCGCCGTGGTACTGCGGGCGCGGCTTGCCCTTGAAGAGTTGGTCGATCTTCTTTTCGGCGGCCGCCCAGCGCGAGCCGTCTTCCTTCAGGTATTTCTCGACCTGCTGGTCGATCGCGGTGTTCATGAACATCGCGAGGATCATCGGCGCGGGGCCGTTGATGGTCATCGACACGCTGGTCTTGGGGTTGCACAGGTCGAAGCCGGAATACAGCTTCTTCATGTCCACCAGCGTGGCGATGGACACGCCGGAGTTGCCGATCTTGCCGTAGATGTCCGGGCGCGGCGCCGGGTCTTCGCCGTACAGGGTCACGCTGTCGAAAGCCGTGGACAGGCGCGCGGCGGGCTGGCCGAGGCTGAGGTAATGGAAGCGCCGATTGGTGCGCTCGGGCGTGCCCTCGCCCGCGAACATGCGGGTCGGGGCTTCGCCGCTGCGGCGGTACGGATACACGCCGCCGGTGTAGGGATACGCGCCCGGCAGGTTTTCCAGCAGCAGGTACTTGAGCTGCTCGCCCCAGTCGTTGGTGGTGGGTGGCGCGATCTTCGGCACCTTCTGGTGCGAGAGGGTTTCGCGGTAGTTCGAAACCTTGATGGCCTTGCCGCGGACGGTGTATTCGTTGAATTCGGCTTGGACCGCTTCGCGGCGGGAGGGCCAGTCGCGCAGGGCGTGGATGGCTTCGGATGAGAGTTCCTTTACCGCTTCGTTGTAGCGTTGGCGG encodes the following:
- a CDS encoding deoxycytidylate deaminase-related protein — its product is MNTAVAGVKLPSETTHEVHKFSTSIRERLSEELVVAFIGPVASGVSSVARLVKKRLESEFRYDVPEIIKVSDFIRTYSSNVSEGSSLDQRIQSYQDAGNLLRANHGASILARLAVKRISEIRHKDGFEMGAADGMEIPKSVRRIYLIDSLKHPEEVDQLKEIYGNLFWLVGVFAPDYVREARLMALGVDREKIYPILKRDQGEASEFGQKVRKAFSRSDFFIRNATESIDNLNPIVNRFLDVLFGAEIRSPTVEESAMFHATTAASKSACMSRQVGAALVGSDDQLISVGWNDVPKFGGGLYEDAHMEQTPSDNDHRCYRWRERICHNDNEKAKIESKIVSGIRNALTKKAADAPLIKGAKQIPVTLSDEEIRGAIESSGISSLIEFSRAIHAEMSAILAVARDKRHSLRDSTLVVTTYPCHNCARHIVAAGVVKVIYIEPYEKSLATHLHPDSISEDERDTNKCHFIQFEGFAPRHILDLFQVKGERKKLGKLLEVDRKEALPIYRRHLDSFTVYEDKVVSDVAQQFEVKENEA
- a CDS encoding B12 binding domain / kinase domain / Methylmalonyl-CoA mutase gives rise to the protein MSTTASRLPESEPRADATPLRFVTAGSLFDGHDAAINIMRRIIQAQGAEVIHLGHNRSVEDVVRAALQEDADGIALSSYQGGHIEYFKYMVDMLKERGAAHIRVFGGGGGTITPEEIRELQDYGVERIYHPNDGMHMGLVHMIEDVVGRASAARDSGLGTRDSAKPGLGTRDSGLAAIASANIDDEISVGRMLSAIEDGTFSESELKMLRKQWARSAESRVPSPESRIPTTPVIGITGTGGAGKSSVVDELLLRFLHSFPDMRIAVLAVDPTRRKGGGALLGDRIRMNALRSHRVFMRSMATRRAHVATNAVLHDCIAFLKSMPFDLVIVETAGIGQADTEIVDLVDFPVYVMTSDYGAASQLEKIDMLDFAQLVVLNKYDRRGAEDALRDVRKQWKRNHTAFQMPDEDVPVYPTIASQFNDPGVTWMFVNLCRLLREKLHLDDVGARRREAPASSVARDPANAGEAVARKAGSYNGHCDFQPHVDTSLKEPRATVLIPGKRVRYLAEIAEQGRGINADAKRMAEAASKAQHYYESLKELGDAQLPRALDLYDSAALQSASVGGPEGPTYAAKTVAPSGAPTTANLADRSMVLLRQRYNEAVKELSSEAIHALRDWPSRREAVQAEFNEYTVRGKAIKVSNYRETLSHQKVPKIAPPTTNDWGEQLKYLLLENLPGAYPYTGGVYPYRRSGEAPTRMFAGEGTPERTNRRFHYLSLGQPAARLSTAFDSVTLYGEDPAPRPDIYGKIGNSGVSIATLVDMKKLYSGFDLCNPKTSVSMTINGPAPMILAMFMNTAIDQQVEKYLKEDGSRWAAAEKKIDQLFKGKPRPQYHGDLPQGNDGLGLALLGVAGDQLVDAETYARIKEQTLSTVRGTVQADILKEDQAQNTCIFSTEFALRMMGDIQQYFVDHKVRNFYSVSISGYHIAEAGANPISQLAFTLSNGFTIVEYYLARGMQIDDFAPNLSFFFSNGMDPEYSVIGRVARRIWARAMRERYGASPRSQMLKYHIQTSGRSLHAQEIQFNDIRTTLQALYALFDNCNSLHTNAYDEAITTPTEESVRRAVAIQLIINHELGLNFNENPWQGSYVIEQLTDLVEEAVYKEFEAISDRGGVLGAMDTMYQRGKIQEESLYYEHKKHDGSLPLIGVNTFLPKEHAGEVATTIELIRSTEEEKHQQIDNVQAFQQARNPLAPSGETDRTHEVDSADTPVKQVHDGHGLRYLQDTARERRNVFEALMEAVKTHSLGQISHALYDVGGEYRRNM